A genomic stretch from Apis cerana isolate GH-2021 linkage group LG7, AcerK_1.0, whole genome shotgun sequence includes:
- the LOC107993706 gene encoding aryl hydrocarbon receptor nuclear translocator homolog isoform X3, with protein MYGGGTGSGGYGVGLGPGAGPSHYIPSATSVGYQLPPPPPPPACPSAGNQLLTYGTNLSPHHMQQTHAGEAQQSKRRRSDEDDPSGCKYRRLENENVQDKERFASRENHCEIERRRRNKMTAYITELSDMVPTCSALARKPDKLTILRMAVAHMRNLRGTGNTSSDGAYKPSFLTDQELKHLILEAADGFLFVVSCNSGTIIYVSDSVAPVLNYTQNDWYGTSLYSQVHPDDTEKVKEQLSGAEPENGGRVLDLKTGTVKKEGQSSMRLCMGSRRGFICRMKVGNMQTTGDMAAAHGLHHVKQRNSLGPPARDGQNYAVVHCTGYIKSWPPNGMGLADREAAGVPVGPDGVVTDENVSSHCCLVAIGRLQVTSTPNSSDLAGSNSNNEFISRHSAEGKFTFVDQRVGGILGYTPSELLGHPCYEFFHPEDLTHMRESFEQVLKLKGQVVSVMYRFRAKNRDWVWLRTSAFAFLNPYNDDVEYIVCTNTHAKSFHPGSDGQTENEAVPAYGQPGLDYSLQRHPARDPLYSGHHMMQHPATVATAGPQQPRPSSTQNVYQGYETTQSPIAYGSPGQQSASSSVLSRIQKPANTSPTPVQQAWAIGRQQPVTEGYQYNQLSPSRSPNGPTYTQLSSGARTPATQYHAVTTVPNNPGMWGWQSQQHQAPQQDGGQSNPQVTGQAQQPHPSQGGPGTQPQELSDMLQMLQDQGGASGFEELNMFNTNFE; from the exons ATGTACGGGGGTGGCACGGGTAGCGGGGGGTATGGAGTGGGTTTGGGCCCAGGAGCGGGCCCGTCGCATTACATACCCTCCGCCACGTCCGTCGGCTACCAACTGCCACCCCCGCCGCCCCCACCGGCCTGCCCAAGCGCCGGAAATCAGCTGCTCACTTACGGGACCAACTTATCGCCCCATCACATGCAGCAGACCCATGCAGGAGAGGCGCAACAGTCCAAAAGGCGGAG ATCCGACGAGGATGATCCCAGTGGGTGTAAATATAGAAGGTTGGAGAACGAGAATGTACAGGACAAAGAAAGATTTGCGAG CAGGGAGAATCATTGCGAAATTGAGCGGCGGCGGCGGAACAAAATGACCGCCTATATCACCGAATTGTCCGACATGGTGCCGACGTGTTCAGCCCTAGCCAGGAAACCGGACAAATTGACCATACTCAGGATGGCGGTCGCCCATATGAGAAACCTCAGAG GAACCGGAAACACAAGCTCAGATGGCGCGTACAAACCCTCCTTTCTCACCGATCAAGAGCTGAAACACCTGATCCTCGAAGCAGCGGATGGCTTTCTGTTCGTAGTCAGCTGCAACAGCGGAACGATCATCTACGTATCCGATTCTGTGGCACCAGTTTTGAATTACACGCAAAATGATTGGTACGGCACCAGCCTCTATTCGCAGGTTCATCCGGACGACACAGAAAAAGTAAAGGAACAATTGAGCGGTGCTGAGCCGGAAAATGGAGGCAGAGTGCTGGACCTGAAAACGGGGACAGTAAAAAAGGAAGGACAGT CATCGATGAGACTATGCATGGGATCGAGGAGAGGCTTCATTTGTCGCATGAAGGTGGGCAACATGCAGACGACAGGCGACATGGCGGCCGCTCATGGCCTCCATCACGTAAAACAGAGGAATTCGCTCGGTCCACCGGCCCGCGATGGCCAAAATTACGCGGTGGTTCATTGTACAGGGTACATCAAAAGCTGGCCCCCAAACG GTATGGGACTAGCTGATAGAGAGGCTGCCGGTGTTCCAGTTGGACCTGATGGTGTAGTTACAGACGAGAATGTTAGCAGTCACTGCTGTCTGGTTGCCATTGGGCGACTACAGGTCACTAGCACGCCAAATAGTAGCGATTTAGCGGGTTCAAATAGCAATAACG AATTTATTTCGCGTCATTCAGCAGAAGGTAAATTTACCTTTGTAGACCAAAGAGTCGGAGGAATTTTAGGGTACACACCTTCCGAGCTCTTAGGTCATCCGTGCTATGAATTCTTTCATCCTGAGGATTTAACGCATATGCGAGAAAGTTTCGAACaag TACTAAAGCTGAAAGGACAAGTGGTGTCTGTAATGTATAGATTTCGAGCCAAAAATCGTGACTGGGTATGGTTAAGGACGTCTgcatttgcatttttaaatcCGTACAATGATGACGTTGAATATATCGTCTGCACAAATACACATGCCAA gtCATTCCATCCTGGTAGTGATGGTCAGACAGAAAATGAAGCTGTACCTGCTTATGGACAACCTGGTTTGGATTATTCCCTTCAAAGACATCCTGCTAGGGATCCTCTCTATTCTGGGCATCATATGATGCAACATCCAGCGACTGTTGCTACAGctg GTCCCCAGCAACCTAGGCCGTCCAGTACACAAAATGTTTATCAGGGATATGAAACAACACAATCGCCTATAGCTTACGGCTCACCTGGTCAGCAAAGTGCATCTTCATCAGTTTTAAGTAGAATTCAAAAACCAGCTAATACATCGCCAACTCCAGTACAACAAGCATGGGCTATTGGAAGACAG caaCCTGTAACAGAAGGATATCAGTACAATCAGTTAAGTCCTTCGAGGTCACCAAATGGACCAACTTATACTCAATTAAGTAGCGGTGCTAGAACACCGGCTACGCAATATCATGCAGTCACAACAGTACCTAATAATCccg gcATGTGGGGATGGCAAAGCCAGCAACATCAAGCACCTCAACAGGACGGTGGACAATCAAATCCTCAAGTGACTGGACAAGCACAACAACCTCATCCTTCTCAAGGTGGACCTGGCACGCAACCTCAAGAATTATCAGATATGTTACAGATGCTACAAGATCAGGGTGGAGCGTCTGGTTTCGAggaattaaatatgtttaatactAATTTCGAGTAG
- the LOC107993706 gene encoding aryl hydrocarbon receptor nuclear translocator homolog isoform X6: MFTVSTIAHSIPGSDPSKMTQKRGASMSHVGSDEDDPSGCKYRRLENENVQDKERFARENHCEIERRRRNKMTAYITELSDMVPTCSALARKPDKLTILRMAVAHMRNLRGTGNTSSDGAYKPSFLTDQELKHLILEAADGFLFVVSCNSGTIIYVSDSVAPVLNYTQNDWYGTSLYSQVHPDDTEKVKEQLSGAEPENGGRVLDLKTGTVKKEGQSSMRLCMGSRRGFICRMKVGNMQTTGDMAAAHGLHHVKQRNSLGPPARDGQNYAVVHCTGYIKSWPPNGDFVPPCVPGMGLADREAAGVPVGPDGVVTDENVSSHCCLVAIGRLQVTSTPNSSDLAGSNSNNEFISRHSAEGKFTFVDQRVGGILGYTPSELLGHPCYEFFHPEDLTHMRESFEQVLKLKGQVVSVMYRFRAKNRDWVWLRTSAFAFLNPYNDDVEYIVCTNTHAKSFHPGSDGQTENEAVPAYGQPGLDYSLQRHPARDPLYSGHHMMQHPATVATAGPQQPRPSSTQNVYQGYETTQSPIAYGSPGQQSASSSVLSRIQKPANTSPTPVQQAWAIGRQQPVTEGYQYNQLSPSRSPNGPTYTQLSSGARTPATQYHAVTTVPNNPGMWGWQSQQHQAPQQDGGQSNPQVTGQAQQPHPSQGGPGTQPQELSDMLQMLQDQGGASGFEELNMFNTNFE, encoded by the exons ATGTTTACTGTATCCACGATCGCCCATTCCATACCAG gGAGTGACCCGAGCAAGATGACGCAGAAGCGTGGTGCAAGCATGTCACATGTTGg ATCCGACGAGGATGATCCCAGTGGGTGTAAATATAGAAGGTTGGAGAACGAGAATGTACAGGACAAAGAAAGATTTGCGAG GGAGAATCATTGCGAAATTGAGCGGCGGCGGCGGAACAAAATGACCGCCTATATCACCGAATTGTCCGACATGGTGCCGACGTGTTCAGCCCTAGCCAGGAAACCGGACAAATTGACCATACTCAGGATGGCGGTCGCCCATATGAGAAACCTCAGAG GAACCGGAAACACAAGCTCAGATGGCGCGTACAAACCCTCCTTTCTCACCGATCAAGAGCTGAAACACCTGATCCTCGAAGCAGCGGATGGCTTTCTGTTCGTAGTCAGCTGCAACAGCGGAACGATCATCTACGTATCCGATTCTGTGGCACCAGTTTTGAATTACACGCAAAATGATTGGTACGGCACCAGCCTCTATTCGCAGGTTCATCCGGACGACACAGAAAAAGTAAAGGAACAATTGAGCGGTGCTGAGCCGGAAAATGGAGGCAGAGTGCTGGACCTGAAAACGGGGACAGTAAAAAAGGAAGGACAGT CATCGATGAGACTATGCATGGGATCGAGGAGAGGCTTCATTTGTCGCATGAAGGTGGGCAACATGCAGACGACAGGCGACATGGCGGCCGCTCATGGCCTCCATCACGTAAAACAGAGGAATTCGCTCGGTCCACCGGCCCGCGATGGCCAAAATTACGCGGTGGTTCATTGTACAGGGTACATCAAAAGCTGGCCCCCAAACG GTGATTTTGTTCCCCCATGTGTACCAGGTATGGGACTAGCTGATAGAGAGGCTGCCGGTGTTCCAGTTGGACCTGATGGTGTAGTTACAGACGAGAATGTTAGCAGTCACTGCTGTCTGGTTGCCATTGGGCGACTACAGGTCACTAGCACGCCAAATAGTAGCGATTTAGCGGGTTCAAATAGCAATAACG AATTTATTTCGCGTCATTCAGCAGAAGGTAAATTTACCTTTGTAGACCAAAGAGTCGGAGGAATTTTAGGGTACACACCTTCCGAGCTCTTAGGTCATCCGTGCTATGAATTCTTTCATCCTGAGGATTTAACGCATATGCGAGAAAGTTTCGAACaag TACTAAAGCTGAAAGGACAAGTGGTGTCTGTAATGTATAGATTTCGAGCCAAAAATCGTGACTGGGTATGGTTAAGGACGTCTgcatttgcatttttaaatcCGTACAATGATGACGTTGAATATATCGTCTGCACAAATACACATGCCAA gtCATTCCATCCTGGTAGTGATGGTCAGACAGAAAATGAAGCTGTACCTGCTTATGGACAACCTGGTTTGGATTATTCCCTTCAAAGACATCCTGCTAGGGATCCTCTCTATTCTGGGCATCATATGATGCAACATCCAGCGACTGTTGCTACAGctg GTCCCCAGCAACCTAGGCCGTCCAGTACACAAAATGTTTATCAGGGATATGAAACAACACAATCGCCTATAGCTTACGGCTCACCTGGTCAGCAAAGTGCATCTTCATCAGTTTTAAGTAGAATTCAAAAACCAGCTAATACATCGCCAACTCCAGTACAACAAGCATGGGCTATTGGAAGACAG caaCCTGTAACAGAAGGATATCAGTACAATCAGTTAAGTCCTTCGAGGTCACCAAATGGACCAACTTATACTCAATTAAGTAGCGGTGCTAGAACACCGGCTACGCAATATCATGCAGTCACAACAGTACCTAATAATCccg gcATGTGGGGATGGCAAAGCCAGCAACATCAAGCACCTCAACAGGACGGTGGACAATCAAATCCTCAAGTGACTGGACAAGCACAACAACCTCATCCTTCTCAAGGTGGACCTGGCACGCAACCTCAAGAATTATCAGATATGTTACAGATGCTACAAGATCAGGGTGGAGCGTCTGGTTTCGAggaattaaatatgtttaatactAATTTCGAGTAG
- the LOC107993706 gene encoding aryl hydrocarbon receptor nuclear translocator homolog isoform X5, which translates to MFTVSTIAHSIPGSDPSKMTQKRGASMSHVGSDEDDPSGCKYRRLENENVQDKERFASRENHCEIERRRRNKMTAYITELSDMVPTCSALARKPDKLTILRMAVAHMRNLRGTGNTSSDGAYKPSFLTDQELKHLILEAADGFLFVVSCNSGTIIYVSDSVAPVLNYTQNDWYGTSLYSQVHPDDTEKVKEQLSGAEPENGGRVLDLKTGTVKKEGQSSMRLCMGSRRGFICRMKVGNMQTTGDMAAAHGLHHVKQRNSLGPPARDGQNYAVVHCTGYIKSWPPNGDFVPPCVPGMGLADREAAGVPVGPDGVVTDENVSSHCCLVAIGRLQVTSTPNSSDLAGSNSNNEFISRHSAEGKFTFVDQRVGGILGYTPSELLGHPCYEFFHPEDLTHMRESFEQVLKLKGQVVSVMYRFRAKNRDWVWLRTSAFAFLNPYNDDVEYIVCTNTHAKSFHPGSDGQTENEAVPAYGQPGLDYSLQRHPARDPLYSGHHMMQHPATVATAGPQQPRPSSTQNVYQGYETTQSPIAYGSPGQQSASSSVLSRIQKPANTSPTPVQQAWAIGRQQPVTEGYQYNQLSPSRSPNGPTYTQLSSGARTPATQYHAVTTVPNNPGMWGWQSQQHQAPQQDGGQSNPQVTGQAQQPHPSQGGPGTQPQELSDMLQMLQDQGGASGFEELNMFNTNFE; encoded by the exons ATGTTTACTGTATCCACGATCGCCCATTCCATACCAG gGAGTGACCCGAGCAAGATGACGCAGAAGCGTGGTGCAAGCATGTCACATGTTGg ATCCGACGAGGATGATCCCAGTGGGTGTAAATATAGAAGGTTGGAGAACGAGAATGTACAGGACAAAGAAAGATTTGCGAG CAGGGAGAATCATTGCGAAATTGAGCGGCGGCGGCGGAACAAAATGACCGCCTATATCACCGAATTGTCCGACATGGTGCCGACGTGTTCAGCCCTAGCCAGGAAACCGGACAAATTGACCATACTCAGGATGGCGGTCGCCCATATGAGAAACCTCAGAG GAACCGGAAACACAAGCTCAGATGGCGCGTACAAACCCTCCTTTCTCACCGATCAAGAGCTGAAACACCTGATCCTCGAAGCAGCGGATGGCTTTCTGTTCGTAGTCAGCTGCAACAGCGGAACGATCATCTACGTATCCGATTCTGTGGCACCAGTTTTGAATTACACGCAAAATGATTGGTACGGCACCAGCCTCTATTCGCAGGTTCATCCGGACGACACAGAAAAAGTAAAGGAACAATTGAGCGGTGCTGAGCCGGAAAATGGAGGCAGAGTGCTGGACCTGAAAACGGGGACAGTAAAAAAGGAAGGACAGT CATCGATGAGACTATGCATGGGATCGAGGAGAGGCTTCATTTGTCGCATGAAGGTGGGCAACATGCAGACGACAGGCGACATGGCGGCCGCTCATGGCCTCCATCACGTAAAACAGAGGAATTCGCTCGGTCCACCGGCCCGCGATGGCCAAAATTACGCGGTGGTTCATTGTACAGGGTACATCAAAAGCTGGCCCCCAAACG GTGATTTTGTTCCCCCATGTGTACCAGGTATGGGACTAGCTGATAGAGAGGCTGCCGGTGTTCCAGTTGGACCTGATGGTGTAGTTACAGACGAGAATGTTAGCAGTCACTGCTGTCTGGTTGCCATTGGGCGACTACAGGTCACTAGCACGCCAAATAGTAGCGATTTAGCGGGTTCAAATAGCAATAACG AATTTATTTCGCGTCATTCAGCAGAAGGTAAATTTACCTTTGTAGACCAAAGAGTCGGAGGAATTTTAGGGTACACACCTTCCGAGCTCTTAGGTCATCCGTGCTATGAATTCTTTCATCCTGAGGATTTAACGCATATGCGAGAAAGTTTCGAACaag TACTAAAGCTGAAAGGACAAGTGGTGTCTGTAATGTATAGATTTCGAGCCAAAAATCGTGACTGGGTATGGTTAAGGACGTCTgcatttgcatttttaaatcCGTACAATGATGACGTTGAATATATCGTCTGCACAAATACACATGCCAA gtCATTCCATCCTGGTAGTGATGGTCAGACAGAAAATGAAGCTGTACCTGCTTATGGACAACCTGGTTTGGATTATTCCCTTCAAAGACATCCTGCTAGGGATCCTCTCTATTCTGGGCATCATATGATGCAACATCCAGCGACTGTTGCTACAGctg GTCCCCAGCAACCTAGGCCGTCCAGTACACAAAATGTTTATCAGGGATATGAAACAACACAATCGCCTATAGCTTACGGCTCACCTGGTCAGCAAAGTGCATCTTCATCAGTTTTAAGTAGAATTCAAAAACCAGCTAATACATCGCCAACTCCAGTACAACAAGCATGGGCTATTGGAAGACAG caaCCTGTAACAGAAGGATATCAGTACAATCAGTTAAGTCCTTCGAGGTCACCAAATGGACCAACTTATACTCAATTAAGTAGCGGTGCTAGAACACCGGCTACGCAATATCATGCAGTCACAACAGTACCTAATAATCccg gcATGTGGGGATGGCAAAGCCAGCAACATCAAGCACCTCAACAGGACGGTGGACAATCAAATCCTCAAGTGACTGGACAAGCACAACAACCTCATCCTTCTCAAGGTGGACCTGGCACGCAACCTCAAGAATTATCAGATATGTTACAGATGCTACAAGATCAGGGTGGAGCGTCTGGTTTCGAggaattaaatatgtttaatactAATTTCGAGTAG
- the LOC107993706 gene encoding aryl hydrocarbon receptor nuclear translocator homolog isoform X1, protein MYGGGTGSGGYGVGLGPGAGPSHYIPSATSVGYQLPPPPPPPACPSAGNQLLTYGTNLSPHHMQQTHAGEAQQSKRRRSDEDDPSGCKYRRLENENVQDKERFASRENHCEIERRRRNKMTAYITELSDMVPTCSALARKPDKLTILRMAVAHMRNLRGTGNTSSDGAYKPSFLTDQELKHLILEAADGFLFVVSCNSGTIIYVSDSVAPVLNYTQNDWYGTSLYSQVHPDDTEKVKEQLSGAEPENGGRVLDLKTGTVKKEGQSSMRLCMGSRRGFICRMKVGNMQTTGDMAAAHGLHHVKQRNSLGPPARDGQNYAVVHCTGYIKSWPPNGDFVPPCVPGMGLADREAAGVPVGPDGVVTDENVSSHCCLVAIGRLQVTSTPNSSDLAGSNSNNEFISRHSAEGKFTFVDQRVGGILGYTPSELLGHPCYEFFHPEDLTHMRESFEQVLKLKGQVVSVMYRFRAKNRDWVWLRTSAFAFLNPYNDDVEYIVCTNTHAKSFHPGSDGQTENEAVPAYGQPGLDYSLQRHPARDPLYSGHHMMQHPATVATAGPQQPRPSSTQNVYQGYETTQSPIAYGSPGQQSASSSVLSRIQKPANTSPTPVQQAWAIGRQQPVTEGYQYNQLSPSRSPNGPTYTQLSSGARTPATQYHAVTTVPNNPGMWGWQSQQHQAPQQDGGQSNPQVTGQAQQPHPSQGGPGTQPQELSDMLQMLQDQGGASGFEELNMFNTNFE, encoded by the exons ATGTACGGGGGTGGCACGGGTAGCGGGGGGTATGGAGTGGGTTTGGGCCCAGGAGCGGGCCCGTCGCATTACATACCCTCCGCCACGTCCGTCGGCTACCAACTGCCACCCCCGCCGCCCCCACCGGCCTGCCCAAGCGCCGGAAATCAGCTGCTCACTTACGGGACCAACTTATCGCCCCATCACATGCAGCAGACCCATGCAGGAGAGGCGCAACAGTCCAAAAGGCGGAG ATCCGACGAGGATGATCCCAGTGGGTGTAAATATAGAAGGTTGGAGAACGAGAATGTACAGGACAAAGAAAGATTTGCGAG CAGGGAGAATCATTGCGAAATTGAGCGGCGGCGGCGGAACAAAATGACCGCCTATATCACCGAATTGTCCGACATGGTGCCGACGTGTTCAGCCCTAGCCAGGAAACCGGACAAATTGACCATACTCAGGATGGCGGTCGCCCATATGAGAAACCTCAGAG GAACCGGAAACACAAGCTCAGATGGCGCGTACAAACCCTCCTTTCTCACCGATCAAGAGCTGAAACACCTGATCCTCGAAGCAGCGGATGGCTTTCTGTTCGTAGTCAGCTGCAACAGCGGAACGATCATCTACGTATCCGATTCTGTGGCACCAGTTTTGAATTACACGCAAAATGATTGGTACGGCACCAGCCTCTATTCGCAGGTTCATCCGGACGACACAGAAAAAGTAAAGGAACAATTGAGCGGTGCTGAGCCGGAAAATGGAGGCAGAGTGCTGGACCTGAAAACGGGGACAGTAAAAAAGGAAGGACAGT CATCGATGAGACTATGCATGGGATCGAGGAGAGGCTTCATTTGTCGCATGAAGGTGGGCAACATGCAGACGACAGGCGACATGGCGGCCGCTCATGGCCTCCATCACGTAAAACAGAGGAATTCGCTCGGTCCACCGGCCCGCGATGGCCAAAATTACGCGGTGGTTCATTGTACAGGGTACATCAAAAGCTGGCCCCCAAACG GTGATTTTGTTCCCCCATGTGTACCAGGTATGGGACTAGCTGATAGAGAGGCTGCCGGTGTTCCAGTTGGACCTGATGGTGTAGTTACAGACGAGAATGTTAGCAGTCACTGCTGTCTGGTTGCCATTGGGCGACTACAGGTCACTAGCACGCCAAATAGTAGCGATTTAGCGGGTTCAAATAGCAATAACG AATTTATTTCGCGTCATTCAGCAGAAGGTAAATTTACCTTTGTAGACCAAAGAGTCGGAGGAATTTTAGGGTACACACCTTCCGAGCTCTTAGGTCATCCGTGCTATGAATTCTTTCATCCTGAGGATTTAACGCATATGCGAGAAAGTTTCGAACaag TACTAAAGCTGAAAGGACAAGTGGTGTCTGTAATGTATAGATTTCGAGCCAAAAATCGTGACTGGGTATGGTTAAGGACGTCTgcatttgcatttttaaatcCGTACAATGATGACGTTGAATATATCGTCTGCACAAATACACATGCCAA gtCATTCCATCCTGGTAGTGATGGTCAGACAGAAAATGAAGCTGTACCTGCTTATGGACAACCTGGTTTGGATTATTCCCTTCAAAGACATCCTGCTAGGGATCCTCTCTATTCTGGGCATCATATGATGCAACATCCAGCGACTGTTGCTACAGctg GTCCCCAGCAACCTAGGCCGTCCAGTACACAAAATGTTTATCAGGGATATGAAACAACACAATCGCCTATAGCTTACGGCTCACCTGGTCAGCAAAGTGCATCTTCATCAGTTTTAAGTAGAATTCAAAAACCAGCTAATACATCGCCAACTCCAGTACAACAAGCATGGGCTATTGGAAGACAG caaCCTGTAACAGAAGGATATCAGTACAATCAGTTAAGTCCTTCGAGGTCACCAAATGGACCAACTTATACTCAATTAAGTAGCGGTGCTAGAACACCGGCTACGCAATATCATGCAGTCACAACAGTACCTAATAATCccg gcATGTGGGGATGGCAAAGCCAGCAACATCAAGCACCTCAACAGGACGGTGGACAATCAAATCCTCAAGTGACTGGACAAGCACAACAACCTCATCCTTCTCAAGGTGGACCTGGCACGCAACCTCAAGAATTATCAGATATGTTACAGATGCTACAAGATCAGGGTGGAGCGTCTGGTTTCGAggaattaaatatgtttaatactAATTTCGAGTAG
- the LOC107993706 gene encoding aryl hydrocarbon receptor nuclear translocator homolog isoform X7: MFTVSTIAHSIPGSDPSKMTQKRGASMSHVGSDEDDPSGCKYRRLENENVQDKERFARENHCEIERRRRNKMTAYITELSDMVPTCSALARKPDKLTILRMAVAHMRNLRGTGNTSSDGAYKPSFLTDQELKHLILEAADGFLFVVSCNSGTIIYVSDSVAPVLNYTQNDWYGTSLYSQVHPDDTEKVKEQLSGAEPENGGRVLDLKTGTVKKEGQSSMRLCMGSRRGFICRMKVGNMQTTGDMAAAHGLHHVKQRNSLGPPARDGQNYAVVHCTGYIKSWPPNGMGLADREAAGVPVGPDGVVTDENVSSHCCLVAIGRLQVTSTPNSSDLAGSNSNNEFISRHSAEGKFTFVDQRVGGILGYTPSELLGHPCYEFFHPEDLTHMRESFEQVLKLKGQVVSVMYRFRAKNRDWVWLRTSAFAFLNPYNDDVEYIVCTNTHAKSFHPGSDGQTENEAVPAYGQPGLDYSLQRHPARDPLYSGHHMMQHPATVATAGPQQPRPSSTQNVYQGYETTQSPIAYGSPGQQSASSSVLSRIQKPANTSPTPVQQAWAIGRQQPVTEGYQYNQLSPSRSPNGPTYTQLSSGARTPATQYHAVTTVPNNPGMWGWQSQQHQAPQQDGGQSNPQVTGQAQQPHPSQGGPGTQPQELSDMLQMLQDQGGASGFEELNMFNTNFE; the protein is encoded by the exons ATGTTTACTGTATCCACGATCGCCCATTCCATACCAG gGAGTGACCCGAGCAAGATGACGCAGAAGCGTGGTGCAAGCATGTCACATGTTGg ATCCGACGAGGATGATCCCAGTGGGTGTAAATATAGAAGGTTGGAGAACGAGAATGTACAGGACAAAGAAAGATTTGCGAG GGAGAATCATTGCGAAATTGAGCGGCGGCGGCGGAACAAAATGACCGCCTATATCACCGAATTGTCCGACATGGTGCCGACGTGTTCAGCCCTAGCCAGGAAACCGGACAAATTGACCATACTCAGGATGGCGGTCGCCCATATGAGAAACCTCAGAG GAACCGGAAACACAAGCTCAGATGGCGCGTACAAACCCTCCTTTCTCACCGATCAAGAGCTGAAACACCTGATCCTCGAAGCAGCGGATGGCTTTCTGTTCGTAGTCAGCTGCAACAGCGGAACGATCATCTACGTATCCGATTCTGTGGCACCAGTTTTGAATTACACGCAAAATGATTGGTACGGCACCAGCCTCTATTCGCAGGTTCATCCGGACGACACAGAAAAAGTAAAGGAACAATTGAGCGGTGCTGAGCCGGAAAATGGAGGCAGAGTGCTGGACCTGAAAACGGGGACAGTAAAAAAGGAAGGACAGT CATCGATGAGACTATGCATGGGATCGAGGAGAGGCTTCATTTGTCGCATGAAGGTGGGCAACATGCAGACGACAGGCGACATGGCGGCCGCTCATGGCCTCCATCACGTAAAACAGAGGAATTCGCTCGGTCCACCGGCCCGCGATGGCCAAAATTACGCGGTGGTTCATTGTACAGGGTACATCAAAAGCTGGCCCCCAAACG GTATGGGACTAGCTGATAGAGAGGCTGCCGGTGTTCCAGTTGGACCTGATGGTGTAGTTACAGACGAGAATGTTAGCAGTCACTGCTGTCTGGTTGCCATTGGGCGACTACAGGTCACTAGCACGCCAAATAGTAGCGATTTAGCGGGTTCAAATAGCAATAACG AATTTATTTCGCGTCATTCAGCAGAAGGTAAATTTACCTTTGTAGACCAAAGAGTCGGAGGAATTTTAGGGTACACACCTTCCGAGCTCTTAGGTCATCCGTGCTATGAATTCTTTCATCCTGAGGATTTAACGCATATGCGAGAAAGTTTCGAACaag TACTAAAGCTGAAAGGACAAGTGGTGTCTGTAATGTATAGATTTCGAGCCAAAAATCGTGACTGGGTATGGTTAAGGACGTCTgcatttgcatttttaaatcCGTACAATGATGACGTTGAATATATCGTCTGCACAAATACACATGCCAA gtCATTCCATCCTGGTAGTGATGGTCAGACAGAAAATGAAGCTGTACCTGCTTATGGACAACCTGGTTTGGATTATTCCCTTCAAAGACATCCTGCTAGGGATCCTCTCTATTCTGGGCATCATATGATGCAACATCCAGCGACTGTTGCTACAGctg GTCCCCAGCAACCTAGGCCGTCCAGTACACAAAATGTTTATCAGGGATATGAAACAACACAATCGCCTATAGCTTACGGCTCACCTGGTCAGCAAAGTGCATCTTCATCAGTTTTAAGTAGAATTCAAAAACCAGCTAATACATCGCCAACTCCAGTACAACAAGCATGGGCTATTGGAAGACAG caaCCTGTAACAGAAGGATATCAGTACAATCAGTTAAGTCCTTCGAGGTCACCAAATGGACCAACTTATACTCAATTAAGTAGCGGTGCTAGAACACCGGCTACGCAATATCATGCAGTCACAACAGTACCTAATAATCccg gcATGTGGGGATGGCAAAGCCAGCAACATCAAGCACCTCAACAGGACGGTGGACAATCAAATCCTCAAGTGACTGGACAAGCACAACAACCTCATCCTTCTCAAGGTGGACCTGGCACGCAACCTCAAGAATTATCAGATATGTTACAGATGCTACAAGATCAGGGTGGAGCGTCTGGTTTCGAggaattaaatatgtttaatactAATTTCGAGTAG